The genomic stretch aacgaacgaacgaaacGGGCAACacaaacggaacggaacgaaacaaacagagagagggatCAAACTGTTTCTCCTTtaatattcattcattctcTTGTCTCATtatctttttttgtattttactTCTGGGAATTTCGTAGCCGAGTtattttgagttttattttgtCTTGTTAATGAAGCACTACACAATTGGCCAATTGCCAAAAATAACTAAATGCTACCAAGTATATCAAAATCCCTAGAACACCTCTCTTGCGGTATGGGATGGGCGCATTAAGAACAAACGTATCGGGAGCCCACCTGGTGAGGTGGGGATCTCATCCTGAACATTATAGTGCGTGTTCTCTAATTGTTTTCCTTGCCAAAACTTAAAATACgttttctataaatagttgTGTAATGTGTAAGACTgttcaattttttgtttgtatacCTGCTGTTCTGGTACAGCATGACAGGATGTGGAGCAAGATCCATGATCGGGATCTCTGTCTTGTGAGCGAGTAAAAAACTGCAAAACAAAGATGAATACGGATTAAAGATAAATTCCATCCATTAAAGCCATTTCGCACTCACCTCGCACCAATTGGAACGTGGATAATTAAGAGCGACTACGACTTCTGGAGGCTCCAACAGCTAAGGCGGATGCTCCGATCCCATTACGACTTTCGCCGCGCACTGGACTGCGCGAGAACTTGGTGCGACGCTCCGGCGAATGGCTGGCCGCCGACTGAGAGCGCGACCGCGGCGAGTAAGAGCGACGTCGTGGACTACGCGAACGGCGGCGCATAGGTGAACGGGAACGCGAGCGACGACGAccgcctccaccaccacctccaccgccagcaccacctcctccgccaccaccaccagaccCTCCGCCACGACGACCGTTGCTACGAGTGGGCGACGAGGGACGGCCATAACGAGCCATCTGGACACGGAGCTCCCTGCCATCTAACATGCGACCATCCATTGCCTCCAGTGCGTCCTCAGCATCACGTTTGTCATAGAACCTGCAGATGGgagaaatttaaatattagaTATGATCAATCTATTCATTTAGACATAAATCTAGCTGGGTTGTGGCATTCGCAGTATGTTGGCTAGCAGGGTTTTGGTAGGCAACAGTTGCAAGAGAACACAGTTTTTCTAGCATTTTGGCTGAAGAAAATGTCCAGAATGGAAGATGAAACATTTTCAAGGACAGCGGATAATGCAGAGATGATGTCGAATGAAACCTATTGATAAAATTTATTGTAGCATTCGCAGTATGTTGGCTAGCAGGGTTTTGGTAGGCAACAGTTGCAAGAGAACACAGTTTTTCTGGCATTTTGGCTGAAGAAAATGTCCAGAATGGAAGCTGAAACATTTTCAAGGACAGCGAATAATGCAGAGATGATGTCGAATGAAACCTATTGATAAAATTTATTGTAGCATTCGCAGTATGTTGGCTAGCAGGGCTTTGGTAGGCAACAGTTGCAAGAGAACACATTTTATCTGGCATCTCATATTGCTTGGAATACGAACATAAAGGGTAATGTGCATATGTTATTTTGTAGCAAGAAATGCAAGATGGTAACCGCCGTTATTTTAAAGAGAAAGCCCCTTTCTCCGTATGGGAAAACTTACCGCACGAAAGCAAAGCCTCGGCTCTCACGTGTGTAGCGGTCGCGCGGTATGTAAATATCACCGACTTCTCCGCAACGCTCAAAGACGCGACGCAAGTCCTCTGGAGTCGTGCGATATGTGAGATTGTCGAcctgaaaatattaaatatcaattatttttatatgcaaaaaGTGAGAGGTTAGATAACCCGGACAACGTTGTCTGGTCTGACGCAGCCGGCCGCCATTTTGTTCGCGgcgaattatttatttttgtacttGCCTTCAGTGACACCATGCCATCGATG from Drosophila pseudoobscura strain MV-25-SWS-2005 chromosome 4, UCI_Dpse_MV25, whole genome shotgun sequence encodes the following:
- the SC35 gene encoding serine/arginine-rich splicing factor 2, yielding MSNGGSAGGLGGTRPPPRIDGMVSLKVDNLTYRTTPEDLRRVFERCGEVGDIYIPRDRYTRESRGFAFVRFYDKRDAEDALEAMDGRMLDGRELRVQMARYGRPSSPTRSNGRRGGGSGGGGGGGGAGGGGGGGGGRRRSRSRSPMRRRSRSPRRRSYSPRSRSQSAASHSPERRTKFSRSPVRGESRNGIGASALAVGASRSRSRS